A region from the Tigriopus californicus strain San Diego chromosome 9, Tcal_SD_v2.1, whole genome shotgun sequence genome encodes:
- the LOC131886909 gene encoding uncharacterized protein LOC131886909 gives MMSSKTGVVGVLFLLTLGSIPILAEKKKVLSFGGNGNIGSEVMTMMIAEGDYDITIVSRGNWHFDAGVRVMPYVNSITCDRSTDAPCAGEEDCDINTLHYCKELMEVVNATDKFDVVLDFSGYEAKWIHDAIATLEDKVGVYVYVSTDSVYEVCEPKTSQRPSRETDDVRPADIKKRELLQKEDPYGHAKLAGEEALKYQREDGGFPWVALRFADVIGPRDTTYRWMLYQLWIQFYHDIEIPIYIPPKVVNMTESLTYVKDAANSIMLAIQKGPEVWDDSYNIALEEEFTLWTTIQKMAELMGVEGLEQDNDVSDKSFHLYPSVFNGPVDISKAKKKLGFVPTPAEDAFQTTIDWYKDAFVSMESEREEMISRFVTYVVPREAKDRLYVAVDTVLQKAGVVDERYRKKKKGDIGDLEHEEL, from the coding sequence ATGATGTCTTCCAAAACAGGCGTGGTAGGCGTCCTTTTCCTCTTGACACTGGGTTCCATTCCCATCTTggcagagaagaagaaggtgcTCTCCTTTGGTGGCAACGGCAACATTGGATCCGAGGTCATGACCATGATGATCGCCGAGGGCGACTACGATATCACCATCGTGTCCCGGGGCAATTGGCACTTTGATGCCGGAGTCCGAGTGATGCCCTATGTGAACTCCATCACTTGCGATCGAAGCACGGATGCGCCTTGTGCCGGTGAAGAAGATTGCGATATCAACACCTTGCACTACTGCAAAGAACTCATGGAGGTGGTCAATGCCACGGACAAGTTCGACGTGGTCCTGGATTTCTCCGGCTACGAGGCCAAATGGATCCACGATGCCATTGCTACTCTGGAGGACAAGGTGGGCGTGTATGTCTATGTGAGCACAGACTCGGTGTATGAGGTCTGCGAGCCCAAAACGAGCCAGAGACCTTCACGGGAAACGGACGATGTTCGACCCGCTGATATCAAGAAACGGGAATTACTCCAAAAGGAAGACCCGTACGGACATGCTAAATTGGCGGGTGAAGAGGCGTTGAAGTATCAACGAGAAGATGGCGGTTTCCCTTGGGTGGCCTTGAGGTTTGCCGATGTGATTGGACCCCGAGATACCACGTACCGTTGGATGCTTTATCAATTATGGATTCAATTCTATCATGATATCGAGATCCCCATCTACATCCCGCCAAAGGTGGTGAACATGACGGAATCGCTCACCTACGTCAAAGATGCTGCCAACTCGATCATGCTAGCCATTCAAAAGGGCCCCGAGGTCTGGGATGACTCCTACAATATTGCCTTGGAAGAGGAGTTCACTCTATGGACCACCATTCAGAAGATGGCTGAACTCATGGGAGTGGAGGGTCTTGAGCAGGACAACGATGTTAGCGACAAATCATTCCATCTCTATCCCTCCGTTTTCAACGGTCCGGTGGATATCAGCAAAGCCAAGAAGAAGCTGGGATTCGTTCCGACCCCTGCCGAGGATGCCTTCCAAACCACCATCGATTGGTACAAAGATGCCTTTGTGAGCATGGAGAGCGAGCGCGAGGAGATGATTTCCCGATTCGTGACCTATGTGGTTCCCCGTGAGGCCAAGGACCGTCTTTACGTGGCTGTGGACACTGTCCTGCAGAAAGCTGGAGTGGTGGACGAGCGATAccgcaagaagaagaagggcgATATTGGAGACCTAGAACACGAAGAACTTTAG
- the LOC131886906 gene encoding ammonium transporter Rh type B-like, with protein sequence MVTIFVSIVRLNRGRMNVSFAISSREAEYSQNLSMEEFRRRNKFKQVKFAIYLIAFEMILLCVFLRLARYSFTADASMPENGVSVALGGGGGRAEVSQLLKNLTFLGLVQILFKGNASSLMQIKAHSCAGQILHLLVIALGFQLSLICRGLFYILYQGMEEIPLDVHDLSEGMMAAFALSLASMFVIGRTAGIHLIFLISVFIPLFNVCKLTNEEIFMVTDPGNALTVHLFAAIFGWTLHIVTLRNKFQPGSELCAHKLEEKDVWSTFGPITLFITFPIINAIQAESDADMGRAIINTIMAQVGSMVFSLAIMVGVTHINDRMYDYHVLQGSFVSGGVAIASSATLMVQPHGALIIGLVTGLISTVFYLTIEDLIQARWRLPCTSGLFSFHGIPAFIGGITAAILAAISEARHGTISYHNSLYPIYPARVPDVDSCKNTTCSYTFGEIISNYPFLEEKALGRTAGMQALFQLIGVLMALTLAIMGGLTVGLMNNLSSDKCGNEFPNTAWNDDSFLLNQRQRSFRRQSSSKPLRSASNSSEEPLEEPLERPQDK encoded by the exons ATGGTCACGATATTCGTTTCAATCGTTCGGTTGAATCGTGGAAGAATGAACGTGTCTTTCGCTATTTCCTCGCGTGAAGCCGAGTATTCTCAAAACTTATCCATGGAAGAGTTTCGAAGAAGGAACAAATTcaagcaagtcaaatttgccaTCTATCTCATTGCCTTTGAGATGATCTTGCTTTGTGTCTTTCTTCGCTTGGCTCGATATTCGTTCACCGCCGATGCTTCCATGCCCGAAAATGGCGTATCTGTTGCTCTTGGGGGCGGAGGTGGGCGGGCAGAGGTTTCACAATTATTGAAGAACCTCACTTTCTTG GGCTTGGTTCAAATCCTATTCAAAGGGAACGCCTCATCATTGATGCAGATCAAAGCTCATTCCTGTGCCGGTCAAATCTTACACCTCCTGGTCATAGCATTGGGATTTCAATTGTCCTTAATCTGCAGAGGTCTTTTCTACATCCTTTACCAAGGGATGGAGGAGATTCCACTGGATGTGCATGACCTTTCTGAAGGGATGATGGCGGCCTTTGCCTTATCGCTCGCCTCTATGTTCGTCATTGGAAGGACGGCCGGAATCCACTTGATCTTTCTCATAAGTGTTTTCATTCCACTCTTCAATGTGTGCAAACTCACCAATGAAGAGATCTTCATGGTCACTGATCCTGGCAACGCCCTCACCGTTCACCTTTTTGCCGCCATATTTGGCTGGACCCTCCACATTGTCACCTTAAGGAACAAGTTCCAACCCGGTTCCGAACTCTGCGCCCACAAACTTGAAGAGAAGGATGTTTGGAGCACGTTTGGACCCATCACTTTGTTCATCACGTTTCCCATAATCAACGCCATCCAAGCCGAGAGCGACGCCGATATGGGTCGTGCCATAATCAATACCATCATGGCCCAAGTGGGATCCATGGTGTTCTCACTTGCCATCATGGTGGGCGTCACCCACATCAATGACCGAATGTATGACTACCATGTCCTTCAAGGCTCCTTTGTGAGTGGCGGTGTGGCAATTGCCTCATCTGCCACTTTGATGGTCCAACCTCATGGGGCTTTGATAATAGGACTGGTCACCGGCTTGATCTCTACAGTATTCTATCTAACCATTGAAGATCTGATACAAGCCCGATGGAGGTTACCTTGCACTAGTGGACTGTTCTCGTTTCATGGAATCCCTGCCTTTATAGGAGGCATCACGGCCGCCATTTTGGCAGCCATTTCGGAAGCAAGGCATGGGACCATATCCTACCACAACAGCCTGTATCCAATCTACCCTGCCCGTGTTCCGGATGTGGACTCTTGCAAGAACACAACTTGTTCGTACACGTTTGGTGAAATCATTAGCAACTACCCTTTCCTGGAGGAAAAGGCCCTGGGTCGCACCGCTGGAATGCAGGCCTTGTTTCAGTTGATTGGGGTACTCATGGCTTTGACTTTGGCCATAATGGGAGGGCTGACGGTGGGACTGATGAACAATTTGTCTTCGGATAAATGTGGAAATGAGTTTCCGAATACTGCTTGGAACGACGATTCGTTCCTTCTCAATCAACGCCAAAGAAGCTTTAGACGCCAGAGCTCGAGCAAACCACTCCGATCTGCGAGCAATTCAAGCGAGGAGCCTCTCGAGGAGCCTCTCGAGAGGCCTCAAGATAAATGA
- the LOC131886905 gene encoding ankyrin repeat and SAM domain-containing protein 6-like: MTIADDHFHVHELFRACEIGDPSLVQQIILNHQLSVDVRDNDDITGLQVAAANDQIDIVKLLIKKKANLNTSNSSGWAPLHHGAFHGHTKMCHLLIRHGADVSARNKFGATPLNIATASGHQSTVKCLLEAGATLDEENVPQFTNCPLPFSTAALFARTAVLRNFIAKLPALVNITNPDSLWTPLMLAASSGSKPTVQLLIENGADPNKLNGVDETALDISVTLGRNEVKAFLDGITTVRNKTESREGRVQEEYFDAIRGNNVSFISELIHSKLIDVNCTDNVGATGLMIASISGHLDVVKTLVALKASLDLQDRVNGWTALMQATFYGHKAIAKYLLDNGANPCVAAFNNCTALDLASLVEETDTQLLRLLAGKTIDKAPPLLMLDFKKNALERSVSVADFGRIRSAQRKGFKGWFGRLSGQLRKLKPDMRSKVSINIIPSEPGHVNGIDDMRIEEFATLENDVGVDINGSIFTLGFSAATTDLSSYGVSPLEPPLFHTMQSSTNKHSPVSDILIPNGFSSKSSKSKQKSAPTTEKLLNSSKSDSEVQEKNFRHSTSSKRETGQDRKKSKRSHKRSRSLNFVPKPTLNDRKDLPRKHHHHHHHHSHQRHDSKTKRPPTSLEELLEQSHLSHLLSLFQKEEIDLAALKIMDEADLKDLGITRSRDRKNILKQAKDCP, translated from the exons ATGACAATCGCGGATGATCATTTCCATGTTCACGAGCTCTTTCGGGCTTGCGAAATCGGAGATCCATCCTTGGTGCAACAAATCATTCTTAATCACCAATTGAGCGTGGATGTCAGGGACAATGACGACATAACGGGGTTACAAGTGGCTGCAGCCAATGATCAG ATTGACATAGTAAAGCTGCTCATCAAGAAGAAAGCCAATCTCAATACAAGTAATAGTAGTGGATGGGCACCTCTGCATCATGGAGCATTTCACGGCCATACCAAGATGTGCCATCTCTTAATTCGCCATGGGGCCGATGTCAGTGCTCGAAATAAATTTGGTGCTACCCCGTTGAATATTGCCACTGCTTCAGGCCATCAATCTACCGTGAA GTGCTTACTCGAAGCGGGAGCAACTTTAGATGAGGAGAATGTGCCCCAGTTCACCAATTGTCCCCTGCCATTTTCAACGGCTGCCTTATTTGCCAGAACCGCGGTCCTTCGGAATTTCATCGCCAAGTTGCCTGCCTTAGTGAATATCACCAATCCGGACTCGTTATGGACACCGCTGATGTTGGCCGCGTCCTCAGGGAGCAAACCCACGGTTCAGTTATTGATCGAAAATGGTGCTGATCCCAACAAGTTGAATGGAGTAGACGAAACAGCTCTGGATATCAGCGTCACTCTTGGTCGAAACGAAGTCAAGGCATTCTTAGATGGAATAACCACGGTTCGCAACAAGACCGAGAGCCGTGAAGGACGGGTGCAGGAGGAATACTTCGATGCCATTCGAGGAAATAACGTCAGTTTCATCTCGGAGTTGATCCATTCTAAGCTGATCGATGTGAACTGCACTGACAATGTCGGTGCTACCGGCCTTATGATCGCGTCCATTTCCGGCCATCTGGATGTGGTGAAGACTTTAGTGGCACTGAAGGCCAGTTTGGATCTTCAAGATAGGGTTAATGGATGGACAGCCCTCATGCAAGCCACGTTTTACGGCCACAAGGCCATTGCAAAGTATTTGTTGGACAACGGGGCCAATCCATGTGTGGCAGCCTTTAATAATTGCACCGCTCTTGATTTGGCCTCGCTGGTTGAGGAGACGGATACTCAACTACTACGTTTATTGGCCGGAAAAACCATTGACAAAGCTCCTCCATTATTGATGCTGGATTTCAAGAAGAACGCCTTGGAGAGATCTGTGAGTGTTGCTGATTTTGGACGCATTAGATCAGCTCAAAGGAAAGGTTTCAAGGGATGGTTTGGACGGCTTTCGGGTCAGTTGCGGAAGCTCAAACCCGACATGCGCAGTAAAGTCAGTATAAACATAATTCCAAGTGAGCCCGGGCACGTCAACGGCATTGATGATATGAGGATTGAAGAATTTGCGACCTTGGAGAATGACGTCGGAGTAGACATCAATGGCAGCATTTTTACCTTGGGCTTCTCGGCTGCCACCACTGATCTCTCCTCGTATGGCGTGTCCCCTTTGGAACCGCCATTATTTCACACCATGCAATCATCAACGAACAAACACTCCCCTGTCTCCGATATCCTCATTCCCAATGGCTTCTCGAGCAAATCGAGTAAATCTAAACAAAAATCCGCACCAACGACAGAGAAGCTACTGAATAGCTCAAAGTCCGACTCCGAGGTCCAAGAAAAGAATTTCCGTCATTCCACCTCTTCCAAACGAGAAACTGGCCAAGACcgcaagaaaagcaaaagatcTCATAAAAGATCCAGGTCGCTAAATTTTGTGCCCAAACCGACACTTAATGACAGAAAAGATCTTCCAAGAAagcatcatcaccaccaccaccatcatagTCATCAGAGGCACGATTCCAAGACCAAACGTCCTCCCACTTCTCTTGAGGAGCTATTGGAACAAAGCCACTTGTCCCATTTGCTCTCGTTGTTCCAGAAGGAGGAGATCGATCTAGCTGCCTTGAAAATCATGGATGAGGCTGACCTTAAAGATTTAGGAATAACTCGCTCCCGCGATCGGAAAAATATACTGAAGCAAGCCAAAGACTGTCCTTAA
- the LOC131886907 gene encoding acyl-protein thioesterase 2-like isoform X3 translates to MAGMVPPVVLKASTRHTATLIFLHGLGDTGVGWAGALNTIRPPYMKVICPTAPIIPVTLNQGMPMPAWYDILDLDTSEPGKREDLDGVALASTNLEGLIDHETNEAIPRERIIIGGFSQGGALSLYTTLKAEKPLAGCLALSAYIPGNIPPVSGAKTCSTPVLQIHGEMDEVVPFSRGKQTYDILEKFMTEIKFKNYPHMGHEGTEEELQVVKSFLMDKCPEI, encoded by the coding sequence ATGGCTGGAATGGTGCCTCCCGTCGTTCTCAAAGCTTCCACTCGTCACACCGCCACCTTGATCTTTCTTCACGGCCTTGGCGATACAGGAGTGGGTTGGGCTGGAGCCTTGAACACCATACGACCTCCCTACATGAAGGTCATTTGCCCCACGGCTCCAATCATACCTGTAACTCTGAATCAAGGCATGCCCATGCCCGCTTGGTACGACATCCTGGACCTCGACACCAGCGAGCCTGGAAAACGAGAAGACTTGGACGGGGTGGCCTTGGCATCGACCAATCTCGAGGGTCTCATTGATCACGAGACTAATGAAGCCATCCCTCGGGAGAGGATCATTATTGGCGGCTTCTCGCAAGGTGGAGCTCTCTCTTTGTACACAACGTTGAAGGCCGAAAAGCCTTTGGCTGGGTGCTTAGCCCTTTCGGCTTATATTCCGGGTAATATTCCGCCTGTGAGTGGTGCCAAAACCTGTTCCACGCCAGTGCTTCAAATTCATGGAGAAATGGACGAGGTAGTGCCATTTTCCAGGGGGAAGCAGACGTATGATATTTTGGAAAAGTTCATGACCgaaatcaagttcaagaacTATCCTCACATGGGTCACGAGGGCACTGAAGAGGAGTTGCAAGTTGTCAAGTCTTTTTTAATGGATAAATGTCCCGAGATTTAG
- the LOC131886912 gene encoding RRP15-like protein codes for MAVKTREVHRDNLPTLSQQNVQEESDDDDESIASVDEEGEESVHEDDSDDPSDDDQDDDDDDDGDDEQEDDDDDSRDDGDDNGMSGWADAMAKVLNTGKKITTTDNRSLFLSKALKDKNAAPESVQAIKGALKRAKKNEIDSICRSKPNPVTDRPRERHLTKLATKGVVQLFNAVREQQKTIKSQLNAVGNSVTKREKVFKNIDKEGFLEVLSGNRKRATAKGTESANKKAKTEVKDEIKDDTRGNEEVEESSWKILRDDFMMGAKMKDWDKDSESDG; via the coding sequence ATGGCCGTCAAAACTCGTGAGGTTCACAGAGATAACCTCCCGACCCTCTCCCAACAAAACGTCCAGGAGGAATCagacgatgatgacgagaGCATTGCATCAGTAGATGAAGAGGGCGAAGAGTCCGTCCATGAGGACGACTCGGACGATCCATCGGACGatgatcaagatgatgatgatgatgatgatggggatgatgaacaagaagacgatgatgatgattctcGAGATGATGGAGATGATAACGGGATGTCCGGATGGGCTGATGCCATGGCCAAAGTGTTGAACACTGGCAAGAAAATCACCACTACCGATAATCGATCCCTTTTCTTGTCCAAGGCTCTCAAAGACAAGAATGCTGCTCCGGAGTCTGTTCAAGCTATAAAAGGGGCCCTGAAACGCGCCAAAAAGAACGAAATCGATAGCATTTGCCGCTCCAAGCCTAACCCTGTTACCGATCGACCTCGAGAAAGACATCTCACAAAATTGGCCACCAAAGGGGTTGTGCAGTTATTCAACGCAGTGCGAGAGCAACAGAAGACTATCAAGAGCCAATTGAACGCCGTTGGCAATTCGGTGACGAAACGAGAAAAGGTGTTCAAGAACATCGACAAAGAGGGCTTCTTGGAGGTGCTCTCGGGTAACCGAAAGCGTGCAACTGCCAAAGGCACCGAATCCGCCaacaagaaggccaagaccGAGGTCAAAGACGAAATCAAGGACGACACCAGAGGCAATGAAGAGGTTGAAGAGAGCTCGTGGAAAATTTTACGAGACGATTTCATGATGGGGGCAAAAATGAAGGACTGGgataaagattctgaaagtGACGGTTAA
- the LOC131886907 gene encoding sentrin-specific protease 8-like isoform X2, translating to MPSSAEDKVVMSLGDALLRKSDITLLKGPHWLNDRVISFYFEYLHQHKFDSSTKICFISPEVSQFLKLVSSAEIPVFLEPLSLEDKEIILMAVNNAHDPNQPGGSHWSLLIFSRQAMEFFHLDSAPGFNDLDARQLARKLHDFLKKKFPENKCQEFRFSDVDVPNQTNGYDCGIHLLCHAEHATRHFVMFGEPHGLEPIDIDQVKKKRADILSRLVELAQDPDDLVGS from the coding sequence ATGCCTTCATCTGCAGAGGACAAAGTGGTCATGAGTCTGGGCGACGCTCTGCTTCGGAAGTCGGACATCACCCTTCTAAAAGGGCCTCATTGGCTCAATGACCGAGTGATCAGCTTCTACTTTGAATACCTTCACCAGCATAAATTCGATAGTTCAACGAAAATCTGCTTCATTAGTCCCGAGGTGTCACAATTTCTGAAGCTCGTGAGCTCGGCTGAGATCCCCGTGTTCCTGGAGCCGCTATCCTTGGAGGATAAAGAGATCATCTTGATGGCCGTCAACAATGCTCATGATCCCAACCAACCGGGTGGATCCCATTGGTCGTTGCTCATTTTCAGTCGTCAAGCCATGGAGTTCTTCCACCTGGACTCAGCTCCAGGCTTCAACGACTTGGATGCTCGTCAATTGGCGCGAAAGCTTCACGATTTTCTCAAGAAAAAGTTCCCGGAGAACAAATGCCAAGAGTTCCGGTTCTCGGATGTGGACGTgccaaatcaaacaaacgGCTACGATTGTGGCATTCATCTGCTCTGCCATGCTGAGCATGCCACGAGACATTTTGTCATGTTTGGCGAACCTCACGGCCTTGAGCCCATCGATATTGACCAAGTGAAGAAGAAACGAGCGGACATTCTGTCGCGCTTGGTCGAGTTGGCTCAAGACCCGGATGATTTGGTGGGATCTTGA
- the LOC131886911 gene encoding ATP synthase subunit gamma, mitochondrial-like, translating into MLGRSVNTVATLGSQPCLGVFYQQNRGMANLKAIAIRLKSVKNIQKITQSMKMVSAAKYARAERDLKAARPYGLGAQTFYENAEVKVDEASQTPKELFVAITSDRGLCGAVHSSICKSIRSELLAKSDLSNVGIICVGDKSRAQLGRLFSKQILAVGNDIGRLPPQFGDASRVANAILNSGFEFDKGTLFYNQFKSVVSYKTSKLDIFTLETVNKADKITLYDSLDADVLQSYLEYSLASMIYYCFKEGACSEQSSRMTAMDNSSKNAGEMIDKLTLTYNRTRQAVITGELIEIISGAAAL; encoded by the exons ATGTTGGGTCGATCCGTGAACACCGTGGCCACTCTGGG CTCTCAGCCATGCTTGGGCGTGTTCTACCAACAGAACCGTGGCATGGCCAACCTGAAGGCCATTGCCATTCGCTTGAAGTCGGTCAAGAACATCCAGAAGATCACGCAGTCCATGAAGATGGTGTCGGCGGCTAAATACGCTCGAGCTGAGCGCGACCTGAAGGCCGCTCGACCTTACGGATTGGGTGCTCAAACCTTTTACGAGAATGCGGAGGTCAAGGTCGATGAGGCCAGTCAAACCCCCAAAGAGCTGTTTGTGGCCATCACGTCGGATCGTGGTTTGTGTGGCGCCGTTCACAGCTCCATTTGCAAGTCCATCCGATCGGAGTTGTTGGCCAAGTCCGACTTGAGCAATGTGGGCATCATCTGTGTGGGCGATAAGTCCCGCGCCCAATTGGGACG GTTGTtctccaagcaaatcttggcGGTGGGTAACGATATCGGTCGTCTGCCCCCTCAATTCGGCGATGCGTCCCGCGTGGCCAACGCCATTCTCAACTCCGGATTTGAGTTCGACAAGGGCACCTTGTTCTACAATCAGTTCAA GTCGGTGGTGTCTTATAAGACTAGCAAATTGGACATCTTCACCTTGGAGACGGTGAACAAGGCTGACAAGATCACCCTGTACGACTCTTTGGATGCGGATGTGCTCCAATCGTACCTAGAGTACTCCTTGGCCTCGATGATCTACTATTGCTTCAAGGAGGGAGCTTGCTCCGAGCAATCCTCTAGGATGACGGCCATGGACAACTCCAGCAAGAATGCCG GCGAGATGATTGACAAGTTGACCCTCACATACAATCGAACACGTCAAGCCGTTATTACTGGAGAGCTCATCGAAATTATCTCCGGTGCTGCCGCTCTTTAA